A region of the Desulfonatronum thiodismutans genome:
CAACCCCGAAAGTTGAGTTCATTAACCAATTCAAGTTCACTGGCAGCCTTCTTGATAGTTCGATTAATTTCCTTGTTTTTATTAAGCAAGGGTTTAAGCGAATTTTTTTTGGTGGATATGGTTATTTTCATATCTTTTGATTTCATAAGTATCTCTCTTTGCATATGGCGGGAACGGTGATTATCCGGTGAGCGAGGGGGGCATGGTGGCCTACTCTGATCTGTAATGGGCAACATACAACGAAGAGACCAATCGTGTCCACAGGCGGAATGCTGGATGGAGGGACGCCGGTGTACAGCGTGCAGGGCGTTGGGTTGGCGGCTCGGAACGAGGACAGGTCGCGGTCGGCGTCGTGTGACCAGGATTCCCGCGTACGCGGGAATCCTGGTGCGGGGGAGCTTTAGAGGGGTGTCTGAGCTTTTTGGCGTGGACAGGATTTCAAGACATTCTGCGGATTCGTCAGGGCCGGATGACCTTTTCGGCCAGTTGGAGGCTGGTGACAACGTCCAGCATGTTGGTGGTCTGGCCCACGGCTTTTTTGTCCAGCAACTCGAAGTGGGTCAGGCAGGTGCCGCAGACCAGGATGGTCACTCCGGCCGCTTCCAGCTTTTGCAGGGCTTCCAGGCACGGGCTGTCCTGTACGGCCAGTCGCACTGCCCCGTTGACCAGGATCATCCGCCACAACTGGGGGCCCATTTCCGGCAGGGTGGCCAGGAAATTAAGCATCAGCTTTTCGCCCAGGCCTGGATCGCCTTCGCCAATGCCCGGAGCCGTCAGGAAGATCAGGGTCTTGGTGTCCTGGGCTGGCGTGGCGGTTTGGTCGGCCTGGGCTTTGTCCGCCTGGGCGCCGGCTTCCCGCTCTCCCGTGATCCGCCATTCGTTTTGGGCGGTTTGCTCATTGCCGACCCGGTAGCCTTGATTTTCCAGAAACCGGGTCACGTTCTGCAAGGCAGCCTCGTTGTCCACTTCGACGCTCACGATTTTGGGCTGTTGGGCGTCGATATATTGCTTGCACTGGAGAACCGGTTGCGGGCAGGGGAGGCCTTTGCAGTCGAGATGTGTATTGTTCATGGATGGGATTCCTTTGGGGCTGAAGGGTTTTGAGTGAAGCATATAAACAAGCACAGCCGGGGTGAGAAATCAAATTGATTGTTTCTATCTTATGAGGCGCGTAGTATTTGTTTTTTCAATATCAGAGGGGATCAGGATTCAGGAGTCAGGAGGTGGAATGTTGGTGTGCTGATCGATTTCGATTGCGATTGCGATTTCGATTGCGATGAGACATCGAGCTGGTTGTTTGTGGGTGGTAAGGGCGCAATCCTTCCCTTGTCTCCAACCGGCATCCGGTTTAGAAGCCTCGCCATGGGCATTCGCGTCAATCCTCTTTGGTTTGTCCCTCCAGCTGTTTTGTTCACCAAAGTGCTGAGTCGGACGTTGCGGTTTTCCCAGGAAGGGTTGGAAGATGTTGAAGGGATGCGGCGAGAAGTGCCCATGGTCGTGCCGATCTGGCATGACGAGTTGTTCCCTTTGATCTATTTGCACCGCAACCAGGGCGCCGTGGCCGTGGTCAGCCAGAGTCGAGACGGGGAGTTTTTGTCCCAGGTCCTGACTCGTTTCGGCATTCAGCTCGCTCGGGGCTCCAGCCGTCGGGGCGGGGTGGCCGCGTTGATTGCTGCTCGCAAGGAGATGCGCGCGCGCAATGCGGACGTGGTGGTCACCGTGGACGGTCCGCGCGGCCCCCGGCACAAGGTCAAGGAGGGGGTCGTGTATCTGGCCTCCAAGGCGGGTGCGCCCCTGATTCCCTTGCGGGTATTCATGTCCCGGTCCTTTGTCTTCCAGAAAGCCTGGGACAAGTTCCAGCTTCCCTGGCCCGGCGCTCGGTGCCGGGTGGTCTACGGGCGGCCGTACCGGGTTCCGGCGGAGATGACCGCCGAGGAAATGGCCCGGGAGTGCTTACGCCTGGAAAACATGCTCAACGCCCTGGGCTCGTAGCCCTTCATCAATCCCAGAATAACAAATCCCGGAGCATTCATGGATTTTTTTCAAGCCGTCGTCTTGGCCCTGGTCCAGGGTCTGACGGAATTCCTGCCCATTTCCAGTTCCGCCCACCTGATCCTGGTATCCGTGTTCACGGGATGGGAAGACCAAGGGCTGACTTTTGACGTGGCCGTGCATATGGGAACCCTGGCGGCCGTGGTCTGGTATTTTCGCCGGGATCTGCTGGAAATGGCCCGGGATTTTTTCCGTTCCTTGACCGGCAAGGGGAGCGGCCCTGGGGCTCGACTGGCCTGGGCCGTGATCCTGGGGACAATTCCGGTGGGGCTGGCCGGACTGGCTTTTCGGGACGTGGTAGCCACACATCTGCGCGACCCATTGATTCTGGCCTTTGGGCTGATGTTTTTCGGGCTGCTTCTGGGCTGGGCGGATTGGCGGCACAAAGGGGGGCGCAACGAGAATGGCCTGACTTGGCTGGACATCCTGATCATCGGTTGCGCTCAGGCCGTGGCCCTGATTCCCGGTACGTCCCGCTCCGGAGCAACCATGACCGCCGGTCTATTTCTGGGCCTGAGCCGGGAGGCCGCGGCCCGGTTTTCCTTCCTGCTGTCCATTCCGGTGATTTTCCTGGCCGGGGCCCTGGAGGCCAGGCAGCTTTTCGGCCAGCCGGAGCCCACGCAGTGGGGGATGATCATCGTGGCCACGGTGCTGGCCGGGATCAGCGCCTATCTCTGCATCCATTTCTTTCTTAAATTTATCCGCACGGTGGGGATGCAACCCTTCGTGATTTACCGGCTTTTGCTGGGGTTGTTGTTGGTTTGGTTGTATTGGTAGATATCGCCGGGGAACCACTGGTTCGTCTCTTTATTTTTTGGAAAACTGGAATATTTTGATGCAAAACGGCATATTATACGGAATCGGCGTCGGCCCCGGGGATACGGGACTGATCACCCTGGCGGCGGTCAAGGCTTTGTCCGAAGTGGACGTGGTCTTTGCCCCGGCTTCGACCAAGAATGATTTTTCCGTGGCCCTGGACATCATTCGGCCGCATTTACGGGAGGATGTGGAAATCCGGCGGCTGGACTTCCCCATGACCAGGGACGACGCGGTGCGCACGGCGGCCCGGGGCAGGAACGCCGAGGCCGTGCTGGAATGTCTGCACGGCGGACGTCATGCGGCGTTCATTACCTTGGGCGACCCGCTGATCTACAGTACCTTCGGGCACTTGCTGCGGGAACTGCGGGCTCGGGACGGCTTGGCGGAGGTGCGGATCATTCCGGGCATCACCTCCTTCCAGGCGGCCGCGGCCCGGCTGGAACAGACGTTGGTGGAGGGCGACGAGAGTTTGGTGGTGGCTACGGGCAACAGCGACCTGGATCGACTGGCAAAGCTGCTGGACGCGGCGGATGCCGCCGTGGTCCTCAAGCCGGCCAAGCGTTTCCCCGCGCTCAAGGCGGCCCTGCAAGAGCGCGGACTGGCGGACCGGGCCAGACTGATCGAGCGATGCGGCCTGGATGGGGAGGCCGTGTACGAGAACCTGGATCAGGTCCCGGAAAAGTTGTCCTACTTTTCCCTGCTGCATGTCGCGCGCAAGGGCGCTTGAGCTGTCAGAACACGAACTCAGGAAGATTCCGCCGGAAAGACGTAGACTTGGTCCATGGGAACATGGACGTGGACGCGCGCACCCTCGGGCATGGGGAAGAGGCAGGGGACCCGGGCATGCAGGTGGATGCCCTCTCCGGCGTTGTCAGGAGTGTAACCGGGTTTCTCCGGGGTCCCGTGCGCATGCGACGCAATACGCAGGTGGACCAGGGTCGCTCCGGGCAGGAGCCGGGTGGCCAGCACTTCCCCCGGCACACTGGATGCCGGAGGAGTCGTGTCCGCCTCGAATATCTGGACCGTTTCCGGTCGAAACATGATTTCAACCTCGGCCCCGTCCTGAAACCCGGCGGAGGCTACCCGTCCAAGCGGGGTGGCGAGCTGTCCGCCCTGAACCATTCCCCTGATCACGTTCACATCGCTGAAAAAGGTCGTCACGAAGGCGTTCACCGGCTTGGAGTACAGTTCCACGGGGGTGCCGGTCTGAACGATCCGGCCCTGGTGC
Encoded here:
- a CDS encoding lysophospholipid acyltransferase family protein, which translates into the protein MGIRVNPLWFVPPAVLFTKVLSRTLRFSQEGLEDVEGMRREVPMVVPIWHDELFPLIYLHRNQGAVAVVSQSRDGEFLSQVLTRFGIQLARGSSRRGGVAALIAARKEMRARNADVVVTVDGPRGPRHKVKEGVVYLASKAGAPLIPLRVFMSRSFVFQKAWDKFQLPWPGARCRVVYGRPYRVPAEMTAEEMARECLRLENMLNALGS
- a CDS encoding undecaprenyl-diphosphate phosphatase, with translation MDFFQAVVLALVQGLTEFLPISSSAHLILVSVFTGWEDQGLTFDVAVHMGTLAAVVWYFRRDLLEMARDFFRSLTGKGSGPGARLAWAVILGTIPVGLAGLAFRDVVATHLRDPLILAFGLMFFGLLLGWADWRHKGGRNENGLTWLDILIIGCAQAVALIPGTSRSGATMTAGLFLGLSREAAARFSFLLSIPVIFLAGALEARQLFGQPEPTQWGMIIVATVLAGISAYLCIHFFLKFIRTVGMQPFVIYRLLLGLLLVWLYW
- the cobI gene encoding precorrin-2 C(20)-methyltransferase, yielding MQNGILYGIGVGPGDTGLITLAAVKALSEVDVVFAPASTKNDFSVALDIIRPHLREDVEIRRLDFPMTRDDAVRTAARGRNAEAVLECLHGGRHAAFITLGDPLIYSTFGHLLRELRARDGLAEVRIIPGITSFQAAAARLEQTLVEGDESLVVATGNSDLDRLAKLLDAADAAVVLKPAKRFPALKAALQERGLADRARLIERCGLDGEAVYENLDQVPEKLSYFSLLHVARKGA
- the yedF gene encoding sulfurtransferase-like selenium metabolism protein YedF; translation: MNNTHLDCKGLPCPQPVLQCKQYIDAQQPKIVSVEVDNEAALQNVTRFLENQGYRVGNEQTAQNEWRITGEREAGAQADKAQADQTATPAQDTKTLIFLTAPGIGEGDPGLGEKLMLNFLATLPEMGPQLWRMILVNGAVRLAVQDSPCLEALQKLEAAGVTILVCGTCLTHFELLDKKAVGQTTNMLDVVTSLQLAEKVIRP